The genomic stretch GGCCTGCGCCTGCGCCAGATCTGCGCCCAGCCGGCGGCGCCTTTGAGCACGGCCCAGCGAGGCACGCTGGCGCAGGGCCTCGCCCGCCTCGGGGATGGCAGCAGGGCCCTGAGCTGCCTGGGACCGGGGCGGGCCGAGCCCGGCCAGGAGCTGGAGATCGGCCGCGTTCTGCTGCGGGGAGGCCCCGGCGAGACCAAAGCCGGGGTGGCGCGCCTGCTGGCCCTGAGCCAGGGCCACAGTCAGCGTCCCGAGGCCCTCGAGGCTGTGCGTGTGCTGGCCCAGACCCCAGCCCCCACGGTCACCCCAGCCCAGTTGCTCCAGCTGCCGGAGCCCCTTCGCCGGAGCGCGCCGGTGCAGGCGCGCCTGGTGCTGGATGGCGGTGGCGACTGGCGCCCCGTGCTGAAGCGCTGGCCCGGGGATCCCGCCAGCTGGGACCTGCAGTGGGATCTGGCCCGCGCTGCCCTGCTGGAGGGGAAAACGGCCGAAGCCCTGGCACTCCTCGAGGCCCTGCCAGCCGCCACCCTGCCGCCGCCCCTGGCGGTGCGCCAGCTGTTCTGGCTGGGCATGGCCCAGCACCAGCTGGGGCAGCGTGATGCCGCCCGCCGTAGCTGGCAGGCGGTGCTGCAGCGCCTGCCCTGGAGCTATTACGCCTGGCGCAGCCGGGTGCAGCTGGGCGAACGGCCCGAACTGCGGCTGACCGCCAGCGGACCCATCCCTCTGGCGTCTGAACGCTGGCGCCCCCTGGAGAGCGGTCAGCCCGACCTCGACCGGCTCTGGCGCCTGGCGCTGAACCTGGAGGCCTGGGAGCACTGGCGGCAGCAGCGCCCGTCGGCCACCCCCGGTTCCCCCCAGGACCTGACCCTGGAGGGGCGGCTGCGGCAGGGGGTCGGCGACGACTGGACCGGCCTCGGCCAGCTGGATGAAGCCAGTCTGCGCTGGGCCGGAGGCGATTGCCCGACCACCCTGCCCCTGCAGCGGGCCCTGCTGCCTGTTCGCCACGGCGAAGCCTTCAGCACGGCGGCGGCCCGCCATGGATTGGATCCCACCCTGCTGCTCGCCGTGGCCAGACAGGAATCACGCTTCACCCCCGGAGTGGGATCGGTGGCGGGGGCCATCGGCCTCCTGCAACTGATGCCGGAGACGGCGGCGGAGCTGGCGGGTGGCGCGGTCAGCGGCGATCAGCTGCGCGAGCCCGCCTTCAACGCCGAGCTGGGGGCGAGGTACCTCAGTCAGCTGCTCAGCCTCTGGCAGGGCGATCCCTTCCTGGCGATCGCCAGCTACAACGCGGGGCCGGGGGCGGTGGCAGGCTGGCGCGACGCCAGGGTCAAGAGCAGCCCGGAGCTCTGGGTGGAGGCGATCCCCTATCCGGAAACCCGTCTCTACGTCAAGAAGGTCCTGGGCAATCTCTGGGGCTACCAGGAGAAGCCCAGGCGAAGCTGTTGAAACCGTCTCAGGAGGTCCCCGTCAGCGTTCCCAGCAGGCCTTCCAGCTTCAACCGACGGCCGATCCAGACCCCGAGCATCACATATCCCGAGAGCGCGAAGGCCGTGAACAGGGGTGAAGGCACCACACGGATCCGGGTGAGATCCAGACGGGCGAGCAAGACCGCCGCGGCCAGGATCAAGACATCGGCGAGGGCACTGAGATGCAGGAGATAGAGGCCGCCGATGGTGGCCAGCAACAGGCTGACGATGAGGGTGATCACCCG from Synechococcus sp. CBW1107 encodes the following:
- a CDS encoding lytic transglycosylase domain-containing protein, whose amino-acid sequence is MPNPSPAGRRGPLTLALTVAGSAALLLLGRQLLLQRSLLTPETSALSLERIRRWDPDPERRREASLLLLPAGSSDDPSRQSRLLQGQGWGPGPLAPVALKRAALAREAQGLSATSEWKELLQRFPQAPPSADALYSLGREDPHQRMELLRRFPAHPAALAAALELGPQPAQRQQGALHLARWGPRWPGAGLRLRQICAQPAAPLSTAQRGTLAQGLARLGDGSRALSCLGPGRAEPGQELEIGRVLLRGGPGETKAGVARLLALSQGHSQRPEALEAVRVLAQTPAPTVTPAQLLQLPEPLRRSAPVQARLVLDGGGDWRPVLKRWPGDPASWDLQWDLARAALLEGKTAEALALLEALPAATLPPPLAVRQLFWLGMAQHQLGQRDAARRSWQAVLQRLPWSYYAWRSRVQLGERPELRLTASGPIPLASERWRPLESGQPDLDRLWRLALNLEAWEHWRQQRPSATPGSPQDLTLEGRLRQGVGDDWTGLGQLDEASLRWAGGDCPTTLPLQRALLPVRHGEAFSTAAARHGLDPTLLLAVARQESRFTPGVGSVAGAIGLLQLMPETAAELAGGAVSGDQLREPAFNAELGARYLSQLLSLWQGDPFLAIASYNAGPGAVAGWRDARVKSSPELWVEAIPYPETRLYVKKVLGNLWGYQEKPRRSC